The nucleotide window GCCTCCTTCTCGGCGGTCCTCTCTGCCTCTTCAGGGCTTGTCTTGTTGGGGTTGAAAGCTGCGTCTGAGTGTGCTGCGCTATCGTCTGATCCAGATTTGCTGTACTCGGTCGAGCGTGGTTTCAGCGAGTCTTTGTCTTGCGCATCCTTCTGAGCGAAGCGAGACGGTGTTGTCGAGAAGAATTGAGGCCGAGCGATGACTGCACGGGAGAGGGTGGAGCCTTGAAGTGCGCGTGCAGACTGGAAGCGGAACATGATGGGTCGGGGTAAAGATCAATTGAGTAATCTCTGATGTTTCAGAGATGGTGATTTGGGAGGTGCGGTGATTTGGGAGTCCTGTTGACGTGACGGGTGGTGCTGTAGCTCGAAGCTTGACACGCCGTGACGTCATTGCTTCATTGACGTCTTTGGTTGCACGTGCCTTTGACTTCAGCCACTTCCACCGCCATATGAGTCCCATCCGCTTCGATCACATGATATCAACAATAGCAGAGAATCAGGTCTTTCTTGGTGTACATACATGCATCATGTTCTCATCGGCTACCGCAGTAACTTCGGGTCGGGGAGATTGGCTGATTTCAAGTTGGATCGGAGATTCACTGCATCGCATACACATACCTGCCAGCCCTATAGGTACCGGGCCCAATGTGAATTCACTGAGCCTCGGCTGTTACACTGACCCAGGAAGAAAACTCAACAGAACAGAACCCGGGAATTGTGCTCCTGGTGCGGATACGGCGCAGGAAATTTCAATATCCAATATTTTGCCCAACCTCGTACTTCTCACCGTACCAAGCTGACTCGTAGACCGTGGGTACAGAGCGGCGACCCCGCACTCGTACTTCTGACCCTTACGGACTGGTGTACCATGATTACGGAGCGGCGACCACATACTCGTATTTCTGGCTGTCATTGACATGTGATTATGGAGTGGTTACATGGGCAATCGGTCCTCACCTTAGCCATCTCGTACTCAGCATATCGATTTATTTGGAGGCTAGTTTTCCTTTGGAAGGAACCGTAGTCGATTACCGCCGAGTAGACTATAAGTAGCGAGCTAGAAAGGTTCCTGCTACAATGCAAACATTCTGTTGCAGTATATGCAGTCAAttaaagtgtaaccgcgcaAGGCAGTaatcagagtatattgtATTGTgttgtcttgttgttgtgctgtcatggccaccttatatgtagccataatcagggtctatttacatgacgtatctctgatgctggtaAGGGGAGAAAgtgctcatggaggggagggaggagcgccaggacaacacacgtgacatgcgcaatacccttgcctcacaaaccgcaacacATTCACATCAACTCCATCAATTCGATCTACGGCAGCATTATCTGAAAGCCAATCTATATAGCATTACACAACCCGAAAATAAAGATCTCTTCACCCCTCTTGCTCATACTGGGAGCCATCACCAGTAGCATAAACTGTGCTCCTGTTACCGACCTGTCTCCCCCCCCAAACAGACTGGAGGCAAGAGAGCCAGGCGGTGAAAGTCCGCTAATTTATGGCTTTGTCGCCGTTACCGTAACCCTCAACTACCTGCGTCATTGGTATCTCCGCGACCACTCCGACGGCAGATTTGCGGCAATCGTCGACTACAACGACGAAACCGATATGGTTACCATTACTGTTGGAATCGTAACGAGACCCGGAGACGACTGGGAATCGGTTGATTTCACAATTGACCCGGACTACCAGTACTTTGATTCCCCCCGAAGCCATCAGACTGAGACAGTACCGCAACTTAGGGATGGGAGAAATGTACATGCCAATTATAGGGTGTCTGACATCGAAAACTACATCCGGCGTGAGGGCCACCATATTCAAGGGTCTATTGAGGATCACGAATTTGAATTTCGTGTGGACTATGTCATCAGCAGGAGATAGGCAGCTATTTGGCCGCATAAGAAGACGAGGGATGAGTCTCGTAAGCGGAGCGTATCGCGGTAATAGATTGTGTCAGCTTGGCATATCAAACGACACACTTCGAGCTGGTTTATTAAATTTCTGTCACCTTACCTACTTATTTAACTTGCGTAGTGTACGGGAATAGGAGGCTGTACGAAACTGTAAACTGCGCACACAATGTCGCTACTTTCCTTGATTAGGTTAGACCTATGCACTCTCCACAACTATCAATTCACGCTATTTAGCGAGCTGCTAGCCCTATTAGGCCTGTCGCGCGCCTTCGGGGGCTTAGTTCCATACCATATCTATTTATTCTTTCCCTTTATTCCCAACACTTCCGTTCAACCCTCTTCACCACTTCTCTCCCCACCTGACTTCATAGTTGATAACAACGATTACCCCAATCTACGACCATCCTAGTACTTGGATACACTCACACTATCTCTGGACTGGAACATCGGATATCAAACGCAGGAAGTGACCTGTTCTTGATATCCCACAATGTCAACCTCAACATGGGTTCCGCCATCGCCTCCCGATCCGGAAACTCTCAAGAACCCCCCGCCATTTGACCCTTTTCCATTCATTCATGTCCGCACTGGAAAAGTCAAGAAGTCACTTGCCGGTGGCAAGATCGTATCAGCAATCTACAAGAACGCTCTAGCGGGACCACAAGAGATCTGCAAGACCGGTATTCCAACAGACGAACATGCATTCCATATGCACGGCGGCGAAGACAAGGCACTGCTCCACTACTGCTCAGCGCACTACGACGAGTGGAAGAAGGAACTACCAGCTTCTGAACACCACTTCAAGGGTGGCGCCTTTGGTGAGAACCTGTTCAATCATGAGGTCGGCGAGAAGAATATTTGTATTGGCGATCGCCTTGCCATCGGAGAGATCATCGTTGAAGTCAGCGAGCCTAGGCAGCCATGCTTCAAGCTCAACCACCGGTTTGAAGTCAAGAATATGGCTAAGCGCGTCCAGACGCTTATGCGAACTGGCTGGATGTACCGTATCATCAAGACAGGCACGGTCAACCCCGGTGACATGATCTCGCTGTTGGAGCGCCCACATCCTAAATGGACAGTGGCACGCGTAATGTACTACCTCTTCATTGAGTTGGACAACTTCGAGATGATGAAGCACATTGTCGAGATCCCACAACTCGGCTTTGATGTCAAGGACAAGTTCAAGGCTCGGCTCAATAAGGGCACCATCGAGGATCAGCTAGGTAGGATGAATGGCCCCGAGGGTGCCAAGATGGACACATGGAATGAGTATTGTCTTGTTGAGAAACGCAAGGAGACGGGCACTGTCACAGCCTTTGTCTTTGAAACCATAGAAGACATTGTCGACCCCTCTCCTGTCGAGCCTGGCAGCCATGTGCGATTGAAGCTCGGCGGCAAACTCGTCCGCGCCTACTCCGTTGTGGGCGGGACATCAAAGCGCTTTGAGCTCGGTATCGCACTTGACCCATCCAGCCGTGGCGGCTCAAAATACATGCACGAGAACACTGCAGTCGGCGATGTGTTGACCGTCGGACGCATCACCGCGAGCTTTCCCCTCGCCAAACTCGCAGACAAGCACATCATCATCGCAGGCGGTATCGGTATCACAGCGTTCCTAGTCGCACTCAAGTTCCTCCAGGACGCAGACCAGATCTATCAGCTCCACTACGCCGTCTCAGAGGAAGTGCCATTCGCATCTCAAATCGCCGCTCTTGGATCAAAAGCCAAGATTTACAACAAATCCAAGGGCCAGCGTCTCGAC belongs to Pyrenophora tritici-repentis strain M4 chromosome 10, whole genome shotgun sequence and includes:
- a CDS encoding MOSC multi-domain protein — translated: MSTSTWVPPSPPDPETLKNPPPFDPFPFIHVRTGKVKKSLAGGKIVSAIYKNALAGPQEICKTGIPTDEHAFHMHGGEDKALLHYCSAHYDEWKKELPASEHHFKGGAFGENLFNHEVGEKNICIGDRLAIGEIIVEVSEPRQPCFKLNHRFEVKNMAKRVQTLMRTGWMYRIIKTGTVNPGDMISLLERPHPKWTVARVMYYLFIELDNFEMMKHIVEIPQLGFDVKDKFKARLNKGTIEDQLGRMNGPEGAKMDTWNEYCLVEKRKETGTVTAFVFETIEDIVDPSPVEPGSHVRLKLGGKLVRAYSVVGGTSKRFELGIALDPSSRGGSKYMHENTAVGDVLTVGRITASFPLAKLADKHIIIAGGIGITAFLVALKFLQDADQIYQLHYAVSEEVPFASQIAALGSKAKIYNKSKGQRLDISAILAKADHQTHIYTCGPTRLMDAVVDTAKSYGIPESCVHIEAFTVNTSGDPFTVELKQSKKKVEVGPAQSLLDALQAVGMDVDSSCEVGNCGTCKVDVCSGRVEHRGTGLLDNEKEESMLSCVSRGVGTIVLDL